CAGGCGCACTGGCCGGCAACACGCTCGGGCTTGATCCGGAAGCGGTTGCTCACGAACTTGGCTTCTCGCGCGTGACCGCCAATTCCATCGACGGCACCGCCAGCCGTGACTTGGTGGCCGAATTCTCGTTCATCGCCGCCATGATCGGCGTGGATTTGAGCAGGCTCAGCGAGGAAATCATCATCTGGAACACGCAGGAATTCGCCTTCGTCCGTCTTGATGACGCGTATTCCACCGGCTCCTCGATCATGCCTCAAAAGAAGAACCCTGACATAGCCGAGCTCACCCGGGGCAAATCCGGCCGTCTTATCGGCGACCTGACCGGTTTGATGACCACGCTCAAGGGACTGCCGACAGCCTACGCCCGTGACCTGCAGGAAGACAAGGAAGCCGTGTTCGACCAAGTCGACACCCTTGAAACCCTGCTCCCTGCGTTCGCCGGCATGGTGCGCACGATGGTCTTCGACCTTGACCGGCTCAAAGCCCAGGCGCCCACCGGTTTCGCGTTGGCCACCGACATCGCCGAATGGCTGGTCAAGCGCGGTGTCCCGTTCCGTCACGCGCATGAGCTCTCCGGCGCGTGCGTCCAATTGGCGGAAGGCCGTGGCGTCGAGCTGTGGGATCTGAGCGATGCTGATTTCGTCGACGTCTTCAAGGATTTCCTTTCCTCCGACGTTGCCCCTCAAGTGCGCACAGTCCTTTCGGTGGAAGGTTCCGTCGACCAGCGCAACGGCAAGGGCGGCACCGCCCCCGTCCGCGTACGCGAGCAGATGGCCGAAGCCAGACGGGTCGCCGCCAAGGCACGCACATTCGCGAATTCAACCAGCGACGGTCCGGCATATGTGAAACCGGAAACCATGAGATGATGGCGCATTGTTGACATCGCTTTGAGTAGAATGGCATGCTGAAAGCCTATACGCAGAAAGGTGTGAATAGCATGACATTGGGTATCGGAACCCCGATAGCGGTACTCGAGGCGATGTGGGCGAAACATACGATTCATCTGGCCGAAGCGCCCGGCGGTGAGACGTTCGGAGTGCAGAAATACCATCAGCCGATTCCTGATAACGCCAAGCCGCTGACCCTGTGCGCGATCGGCGATTCCATGGTGGCTGCTTGCGGCACGCAAGACCAAAAGGAAGGTCTTACAGCCGACCTTGCCCAAGGGCTTGCCCAGGAGTTCAAACGCGATATCAGGTGGGAGGCCCACGGCAAACTTGGTGCCACGATGCGCCGTGTTCGTTACCGTCTGCTTCCGGAAGTTCTCAAAACTGGAAAAACATTCGATATTCTGGTGATTTGCGCAGGTTCCAACGACATCATGGCCAACCGGACACTTAATGAATGGCGCGCCGACCTGGGTGCGGTGTTGGACGAGGCCAATCCGCTGAGCGGCCATATCGTCGTGCTCAGCCCCGGACAGATGCAGCATGAGCCGGCATTGGGCAAGGCCCTGCGTCGCGCTCTCGAGCGTGAGATGGATGAGCAGGCAGCCGTGAGCAAGGATGTCTGCGCGGAACATGGCGCAACTTACGTCGACATGATTCACGAAAACGTGCATGCCGACGCTCCTGATTTCTTCTCTGCCGACCATTTCCATCCCAGCGCCAAAGGTTATGGCTATATGGCTCAAGGCGTGGTCGCCAAGTTGATGACGCTGCGGCCATAGACGGCAACTGCCATTACTTCGGCTACATTGCTCAGGTGGTGATGGCTGCCATCTTCTCGCGTCAGGTTTTCGGCGATGTCTCTAAGGAAGGACACGCGACGGTATCGGCTGTTCTCATTCGTGCAATACCGTTGGAATGTTGGCATCGGTCGATGGGAATCACCGTTGCCGTCTCTTGTTTCGTCAGCATTCCGCGGCTGACGGTGCCTGAGGTGTCCATCCGGCTCCGTGTATTCGCTCGAGCATGTCGGCTCAGTGCACGGGTATTCCCCTTCTCGACATGTCAATAGCCCGACTGGCTGCGGCTGTCGTAGTCATCTGCGAAAATATAAAGGTTATGGAGGCTGGATTTGGTCTCGGATGCTCTCACAAAAGAATAGGGGAATACGGTTATGGCTCACGTCACCGATTTCAAGGAAGCGGGATTCGACTCTCTCTTCGATGAATTGAACTGGCGAGGGCTGATTTCACAGTCCACGGACCGCGATCAGCTCGCCAAAGCGTTGAACGGCGGGCCGATCACCTACTATTGCGGTTTTGACCCTACTGCGGCATCGCTGCATATCGGCAATCTGGTGCAGCTGATCAATATGCGGCATCTTCAGGAAGCAGGCCATCATCCCATCGCCCTGGTAGGCGGTGCCACCGGACTGATCGGCGATCCGCGCCAGAGCGGCGAACGCACGCTCAACCCCAAGGATGTCGTCGAAGGCTGGGCCCGCAGGCTGAAGAAGCAGATCGGCACGATCCTCGTCACCGACGGCGACAATCCGGTACGCTTCGTCTCCAACTATGACTGGACCGCCAAGATGTCGGTCATCGATTTCCTGCGTGACGTCGGCAAGAACTTCCGCATGGGCACCATGCTCGCCAAGGACACGGTGGCACGCAGACTGAAAAGCGACGAGGGCATCTCCTTCACCGAATTCAGCTACCAGGTGCTGCAGGGCAACGATTTCCTCCATCTTTTCGACGAATACGAGTGCACGCTTCAACTGGGCGGCTCCGATCAGTGGGGCAACCTCACCAGCGGCCTCGACCTGATTCGCAAGGTGCATGGCGCGAGCGTCAACGTGTTCACCAGCCCCATCATCACCGACAGCCAAGGCAAGAAGTTCGGCAAATCCGAAGGCAACGCCGTTTGGCTCGATGCGACGATGCTGAGCCCCTACAAGTTCTATCAGTTCTGGTACAACCAGCCAGACGGAGAGATGGAGAAGCTGCTGAAGGCGTTCACCTTCCTTCCCAAGGCCGAAATCGAGCGTCTGGCGCACGAGGCCCAAGTCAACCCCGGCGCCCGTGAGGCGCAGAAGGCGTTGGCATGGGAGGTCACCAGCTTCGTCCACGGCGAAAAGACCACGCAGGAGGCGATCGATGCGGCGTCGGCCTTGTTCGGTCGTGGCGGCGATCTGAAGTCCATCGGCTCCGATATGCTTGAATCTTCTATTGA
The window above is part of the Bifidobacterium sp. ESL0704 genome. Proteins encoded here:
- the tyrS gene encoding tyrosine--tRNA ligase; the encoded protein is MAHVTDFKEAGFDSLFDELNWRGLISQSTDRDQLAKALNGGPITYYCGFDPTAASLHIGNLVQLINMRHLQEAGHHPIALVGGATGLIGDPRQSGERTLNPKDVVEGWARRLKKQIGTILVTDGDNPVRFVSNYDWTAKMSVIDFLRDVGKNFRMGTMLAKDTVARRLKSDEGISFTEFSYQVLQGNDFLHLFDEYECTLQLGGSDQWGNLTSGLDLIRKVHGASVNVFTSPIITDSQGKKFGKSEGNAVWLDATMLSPYKFYQFWYNQPDGEMEKLLKAFTFLPKAEIERLAHEAQVNPGAREAQKALAWEVTSFVHGEKTTQEAIDAASALFGRGGDLKSIGSDMLESSIDGLKIENEEGEKVFAKAVIGERISQAAVSAGLFKSISEARKTIKSGGVYINNTRVEDQDQELTGDDFLTGHFALIRRGKKAVAVVELG
- a CDS encoding SGNH/GDSL hydrolase family protein, with amino-acid sequence MTLGIGTPIAVLEAMWAKHTIHLAEAPGGETFGVQKYHQPIPDNAKPLTLCAIGDSMVAACGTQDQKEGLTADLAQGLAQEFKRDIRWEAHGKLGATMRRVRYRLLPEVLKTGKTFDILVICAGSNDIMANRTLNEWRADLGAVLDEANPLSGHIVVLSPGQMQHEPALGKALRRALEREMDEQAAVSKDVCAEHGATYVDMIHENVHADAPDFFSADHFHPSAKGYGYMAQGVVAKLMTLRP
- the argH gene encoding argininosuccinate lyase produces the protein MTEQDKKGNEHLALWGGRFKSGPSPELARLSKSTQFDWRLADDDIAGSRAHARALGKAGLLSADELKRMEDALNKLQQLVDSGEFAPVEDDEDEATALERGLLEIAGDELGGKLRAGRSRNDQIACLIRMWLRRHARTVSGLVLGVVEALIGQAEQAGEAVMPGRTHMQHAQPVLLAHQLMAHVWPLLRDVDRLADWDKRMDESPYGSGALAGNTLGLDPEAVAHELGFSRVTANSIDGTASRDLVAEFSFIAAMIGVDLSRLSEEIIIWNTQEFAFVRLDDAYSTGSSIMPQKKNPDIAELTRGKSGRLIGDLTGLMTTLKGLPTAYARDLQEDKEAVFDQVDTLETLLPAFAGMVRTMVFDLDRLKAQAPTGFALATDIAEWLVKRGVPFRHAHELSGACVQLAEGRGVELWDLSDADFVDVFKDFLSSDVAPQVRTVLSVEGSVDQRNGKGGTAPVRVREQMAEARRVAAKARTFANSTSDGPAYVKPETMR